A genomic stretch from Triplophysa dalaica isolate WHDGS20190420 chromosome 4, ASM1584641v1, whole genome shotgun sequence includes:
- the unga gene encoding uracil DNA glycosylase a isoform X2 produces the protein MIGQKSITSFFSPTSKKRNLEELDTFNEDGKKQKKESSDVISSPSPSPEQLERIAKNKAAALVRLNSHQHVPDGIGESWKKALNREFGKEYFKSLMSFVGEERKKHTIYPPPHEVFTWTQMCDIKDVKVVILGQDPYHGPNQAHGLCFSVQRPVPPPPSLMNMFKELASDIEGFEHPGHGNLTGWAKQGVLLLNAVLTVRAHQANSHKDKGWEMFTDAVVQWLNANSQGLVFLLWGSYAQKKGAVINKKRHHVLQAVHPSPLSAHRGFFGCKHFSKTNELLTKSGKEPVDWKAL, from the exons ATGATCGGACAGAAAAGCATCACGTCCTTCTTCTCGCCAACATCCAAAAAAAGGAATCTTGAAGAGTTGGATACATTCAACGAGGAT GGGAAAAAGCAGAAGAAGGAGAGCAGCGATGTTATATCATCACCATCACCGAGTCCAGAGCAACTGGAGCGGATCGCCAAAAACAAAGCGGCGGCTCTGGTGCGGCTCAACTCCCACCAGCATGTTCCTGACGGGATCGGAGAGAGCTGGAAAAAAGCCCTGAACAGGGAATTTGGGAAGGAATATTTCAAATCA TTAATGTCTTTCGTTGGTGAGGAGAGAAAAAAGCACACCATCTATCCGCCTCCTCATGAAGTTttcacctggacacaaatgtgTGATATAAAAGAT GTAAAGGTTGTGATACTGGGCCAGGATCCTTATCATGGACCTAACCAGGCTCACGGGCTGTGTTTCAGCGTTCAGAGACCTGTGCCACCCCCGCCAAG CTTGATGAACATGTTCAAAGAACTGGCATCAGACATAGAAGGCTTTGAGCACCCCGGCCATGGAAATCTAACGGGATGGGCAAAGCAAG GCGTCCTGTTGCTGAATGCCGTGCTAACCGTGCGCGCACACCAGGCTAACTCTCACAAAGACAAGGGATGGGAGATGTTCACAGACGCTGTGGTCCAGTGGCTCAATGCTAACTCGCAGGGTCTTGTTTTCCTTCTCTGGGGCTCATATGCACAGAAGAAGGGTGCTGTCATCAACAAG AAGCGACACCATGTCCTGCAGGCAGTCCACCCCTCGCCGCTGTCCGCCCACCGCGGCTTCTTCGGATGCAAACACTTCTCGAAGACAAACGAACTGTTGACAAAGTCAGGGAAGGAGCCCGTAGACTGGAAAGCACTGTGA
- the unga gene encoding uracil DNA glycosylase a isoform X1, producing MLSNYLFLRLLNASMAGRSVKRTYISTRYTTISSQGKKQKKESSDVISSPSPSPEQLERIAKNKAAALVRLNSHQHVPDGIGESWKKALNREFGKEYFKSLMSFVGEERKKHTIYPPPHEVFTWTQMCDIKDVKVVILGQDPYHGPNQAHGLCFSVQRPVPPPPSLMNMFKELASDIEGFEHPGHGNLTGWAKQGVLLLNAVLTVRAHQANSHKDKGWEMFTDAVVQWLNANSQGLVFLLWGSYAQKKGAVINKKRHHVLQAVHPSPLSAHRGFFGCKHFSKTNELLTKSGKEPVDWKAL from the exons ATGCTTTCAAACTACTTATTCCTTAGACTTTTAAACGCATCAATGGCAGGCCGTTCTGTCAAACGAACATATATTTCAACCAGATATACCACAATATCTTCGCAGGGGAAAAAGCAGAAGAAGGAGAGCAGCGATGTTATATCATCACCATCACCGAGTCCAGAGCAACTGGAGCGGATCGCCAAAAACAAAGCGGCGGCTCTGGTGCGGCTCAACTCCCACCAGCATGTTCCTGACGGGATCGGAGAGAGCTGGAAAAAAGCCCTGAACAGGGAATTTGGGAAGGAATATTTCAAATCA TTAATGTCTTTCGTTGGTGAGGAGAGAAAAAAGCACACCATCTATCCGCCTCCTCATGAAGTTttcacctggacacaaatgtgTGATATAAAAGAT GTAAAGGTTGTGATACTGGGCCAGGATCCTTATCATGGACCTAACCAGGCTCACGGGCTGTGTTTCAGCGTTCAGAGACCTGTGCCACCCCCGCCAAG CTTGATGAACATGTTCAAAGAACTGGCATCAGACATAGAAGGCTTTGAGCACCCCGGCCATGGAAATCTAACGGGATGGGCAAAGCAAG GCGTCCTGTTGCTGAATGCCGTGCTAACCGTGCGCGCACACCAGGCTAACTCTCACAAAGACAAGGGATGGGAGATGTTCACAGACGCTGTGGTCCAGTGGCTCAATGCTAACTCGCAGGGTCTTGTTTTCCTTCTCTGGGGCTCATATGCACAGAAGAAGGGTGCTGTCATCAACAAG AAGCGACACCATGTCCTGCAGGCAGTCCACCCCTCGCCGCTGTCCGCCCACCGCGGCTTCTTCGGATGCAAACACTTCTCGAAGACAAACGAACTGTTGACAAAGTCAGGGAAGGAGCCCGTAGACTGGAAAGCACTGTGA